A stretch of DNA from Cryptomeria japonica chromosome 4, Sugi_1.0, whole genome shotgun sequence:
TTCCATGAAGCGATTGGGATTGGTTTAGTTATATCCCCATTCCTTTTCTTACTGCTCCATGATCTACATTAGGCCACCTAGTCTATCGTTGATGTTGGCCAAAGCTAAGTGGATTGTATTGTTGTATCAGAAGCAGCAGGGTGAGGGAGGGGGCAAAGTGCCATTTGATTCCTGTCATTGGGTTAGACTTAATGCTTTTTAGTGAAGTTATTGGGGTCTCCTTTAGTCACTCTACTAGCTGATTTAAAGGCTTCAGGGTGGAAAAATGTGGAGAGTGTGGGTATTTTGTTGGTGGAGGGGTGGGTGGGGTGGGGTGTGGAAAAGCAAGGGAATGGGGCTGTATAAACCAGCTCTTGATGATGGAAGACAGGGAATACAACTAGCGTGGCCAGAAAAAAATATCATCAGTATTGTTAACTTAAGTGGACTAATTGCTAATAGATGATTTTTGTATGCATGTATTGATATGGGAACAGATTGTATCATATATTTTACACTATAACAATGGGTTGTAGTAGTGAGGATTAGTGTAGTTTGTGCATGCCAGCAGCTGTAGAATATCATTATCATCACAAGGGGGTTGTAGGCTTGCAGCATTTATAGTTTTAGCTAACAAATGTAGCTATGACAGCTCACTCTTCACTTACTCTGCAAGGTAAGAGGAGAAGCAGAAGAGAGAAGAGTAGCTGATCCTATCTTCATCAAGGAGGAAGTTGTGGGTGTAATGTcaacatcatgaagcaaattttgatAAAAGAACTAATAAGAGGGTATCAATCATATGGGACAGCCTTTAATGGTTAACACTCGAGGACAAGCACTTCAAGGACACAGATCTCCAAAACAACAAATTCAATCTCTACAAGGAGGATTATCAGCCACCACACTTTCATTGAGGAGGAGGAAGGGTTCAACTTTAGCATGATATTAGTGCAAGAACTTGTTTCAAGCTTGATTTTATGATAATGTTCTGAAAACACTTATGGGCCTCCCTTATTAGATGTGAAGATAGATGAGCTTTACTACCATTCTTTACAGACTTATTATGGAATGAATAAGGGAAGTGAGAGAGGGACATGGTATCAACAGAAGCATTAAGAAACCACCGGAAGGCTAGAAAAAGTTCATACACCAACTCACAGAAACTACtaaggagaaagagggagagattctTCCACCTCTCACACGACAGATTTTATGGGACTAAATTCCTTCCAAGGGAAGTGTGCTCCAGCAAGGATCTGGAAAAACAATCACAAGATCTGTACGCTTTGATACATACTTGTGACAATGGTGGTTTTACTTGTGTTAGTGGTGGTTTCATTTGTGACAGTGGTTGTGATGTTTGTGTTGGTGGCAGTTTTATCATATTGACAATTGATTGCGCTTGTGACAATATTTGTTACACTTGTGCCAGTGGTGTTTATGTCCTACAAAGTAGCCCAACATGACATGATGCGTAACAAACAATTACAAACATTGTTTTCTTGACATCTTGATTACTGGGGATCCTTTAGGGTACAAATGGACATTTCTAGATTGCATAAATTAGAGGCAAACTTTATGTTCTATTCAAAGGAGTGTATGCATGTATCAGTGAGTGAATGTAGTGGAGTCAAGAGAATAACTGGCTGTATAATACTGGCTTCTATGCTTAATTGGGATCTTTTTAGTTTGCCTATATGATAAAGAGGAGAGGTAGCAAATAGTTGACTCTACCAGGTTAGTTTTCATCACACTGAGATCTCTAGGGTAAAATCTTTGTGCCATGTGTCTTtgcttctatttcttctatctgtTTATTgtttgattattccccatggacaATTCAAATTCTTCTACTCTAAAACATACTTTAATTAACTGCTATTTGAAAGATATTTCGACTATTAACAGTAAGCACAATTTAAGTTCTGCATTTAATTTCCAACAAGTCAATATGCAAGGGAAATTACAAATCACTAAACATAAGTTTGGTTGGCTTGTCTTACTTTTTGATACCATGAAATCCATCCTCTGTGAAGATAAATGTTTCTTTGTCTGAGGCAAAACCATTTTGTCACATGATACTTTTTGCTGCTCTACTAGAAATTTCTTGTATTTTTTTGCCAGCTTGCTTTATATCTTTTACTTTGTGGGTATGACTGGTTAGCAGACacattacttgcatttgttgcACCAAAACCACCTGCAAAACACGTACAAGttacagaagaagatgatgaagatgatttgGTGAGCTTTGTTTAttagtatttttaatatatttattaatcaaattaattaacaGCAATAGCTTGGAATGGAGGTTGTCATAATGGTCTTCTAACTCAAATATTGTAGCATCGAGGCACTAAACATATGCTAAgagatgatatttttttttttttgcatgaaagTCCAGCGTTTTAATATTCCGGAGAGTGCAGCCCAATGGAAAAAGAACCTTTTGTTTGTTTTGCGGGATAAGTTGAGAGTACCAGGTAAATTTATGATCCTCTTTAATCACAACAAATATGTGTTGTAGTTCATGTTTGACACATAAGAATGCTAACATAATAATCATTTATTTTACAATTACTTTGGTCAATAGATATCCTATTGGTGACAATTTTATCCATTAGTCTCAAGACTTGGGGAATGGTTTTCCTCTGGTTTATTATGGCACCTATTGCATACAGATGGGATTTAGGACCTCTATATGTAAGTTTCTACCATTAGTACATTTAAAGCCAATATTTAAATTCTGATATGAATCTTTTTGGTTATTCTTCCATAAGTACATCATTGATTTATTATCTGTAACTACTGAGTCTTTTTTTTGGTGTTTCAGATTCTCACTACAGCATTCTCTATGATGTTTTTCAATCTTGGGCAGAGGCAACAAGGGGATGCCAGGTATTATGCAATAATTTGTCTTATTTTCCTAGTAGTTGATAAGCTGTGGCTTATTATATCGTTTAACTCAAAACAATAATGCTATTGCATGCCTTAAGATGCAATTCCTCATAAGATGCAAATAATTAAATCCTGTCATAAAATAACTCAAAAGATAATTAAAATCATGTATTAGAATTCCTAGTGCCATCATGTTTCTCTATGTAAGATGGTGAATTTTAATTTATAGAATTTTAGAGGCTCCTTCAGTGGTTTTGCAATAAAGTCTCTCTTCTCTTTGTTGAATTGCCTGCCTTtgtttttttttggtcggtaatatagatttttcttttattaatatatgaaaatatacGATTACAATTCAAAAGGGGCCTATAATATGCCCAGAGTATTACATGCCGGCTATAAAGAGATCTGCCTATCCCTATACATTACAACGATACAGCAAACAGGGCTGAAACTTAAATCCCTATAAGGGCTTGGGTCACAAAAAAATCATGGGTCACCATCCATAACTACAAAAACTGTCCAGCTAACACAGTGAGTTCATATCGGCAAAAAACGATTCACTTCATAGATGACTGGAAACTGCATCTGAGACCGCGCTAGAAACACAAAAAACTTGCAGGCGAGACCTCTCCTATTCAAGCCGTAGGAGAAAAAACCTTCCACGCTCAAAATTCAAATCTGGGGTGGTCGTTGTCTTGCACTTCGTCGTTTCCTTGGGATGAAACTCAAGAACCATGGCCTCCGCCTCTCCTGCGCATGCTGATATGTTCTGATCACTTCCATTAAAGAATTCCACTCCACCCTTATATGACTTAGATAGAGTCTCTAGTTCACCATATTCGGCCAGCGGACAAACGGCATGAACCCCAATTCTTCCACTGCGATTTGACTCTCGAAGCACTCACTGAAATTAAAGCCATATCCCGAGTGCGCCCATTCAAGAACAAAATCCATCCCAGATATTAGTTCTTGTTCAAAAAGAGAGTTCATGACCCAGCGGATATCCTCCTCAACAATTCCCAATTCCAGGCCCCAGGACAAAATCATGGCAGCTATATCCACATTGCATTTCCACCGATGTGTGGCTTGCTGGAAGAAAAAGCCCGGTGTCCCCTGCACTGCTTTAATAACTTCCTCTGATGGGCATTTGAGCAGTAGTTTGAGTCTTTGATTTTCCACcggtccatatagagctttctgcTGCTTCTTTGTTTGGAAGGTGAATGTAGCCTCCATCCTGTCGCCAAACAACACCTGCacaaaaaaaaacacacacacaccagCTAATAGAATAATGATGAAATGCATCAAGTTTGGCTTCTTTAAAAAGGAAGCCAGCTCGTGCGAGTAGTTAATCACATTACTGCCATGACCCTTGATAGTTATTACTTGGCTTTGTGAATATCACGTCGTCACCCGCTCACATAGATGGAAACAGTATCAACGGGAGCTTGTTGTAAGGAAGCACATGTAACGGTTCACATCACTGCCGTCATTGCTATCATTCACGCACACAAAAACAAAAAAGCTGAGGAGTAACACGCTTAAGCTGCCAATCATTACAAAGCAAGGGTTAATGACCATCAAAATTGTGATTCACACACATCACATATGTACTTCGTAAATTAGAAATTATCATATGTTGTCTGAGAGCATGATATGACCCTGTCATGTCATTATTTAGAGTTCGACTTTTAGCCCATATTATTCTAAATCCAACTTGCCGTCAAAAACTTAAAAAACGGAATCCTCAGTCTGATTAAAGGACAGAGCCCATTTAGACAATTAATCTGCATCTGTGTTGCCCACCCGTTTGATGTGGCTAACCATGACTTCTTCAAAATGAATCAAATCCTCTAAAAttattgagataaaattttgtAGGTTCCATGCTTTAATTTGGCCATTTTTTATGGCTTGGATTATGATCAATGAGTCCGCTTTTAGATGTTTTTTAATCCCCATTTTCCGAGCACATCGAATTGCCAGCCACGCTGCATAAACTGCCGCCTCATTGTTGGTGCTCTGTTTGATACGCCGTGCTCCCAATTTTACAATGCTGCCGTTGTGATCTCGAAAAACCACTCCCACCCTTGACAGACCCCCTCCACGTtgagctgccccatcaaaattggctTTGATCCACCCTGGCTGAGGTGGAGTCCATACTGTGGGTGAGTTACATTTCTTACTCATTTGCCTAGAATGCCAGGCCCCATGTCTTATTTTGATATTAGGCCATGCTTTTTGTATTTTCATCTCCTCTATGGTGAAAGGGTTTTTCGTTGAATCCATCTGAGAAGCTGCTGCCCCTAAAGTTTCCTCCACTGCCTGATCAATTCTGCTACACAACCTTCTAACATCCTTAGCCTTGTCTTGGAAAATCCTCcgatttctctccttccatatttcccatatcacAAGTGATGGGCATATGTTCCATATGCTTGAGAATGTTGATTTCTTGTTTTGTCTTGGCCAACTATCAAACACATCTTTGAGCAAATTTGGCAATGGGCTTTGCCATTGCAATTTACCTTTCACCATATACCAACATTTTTGCGCTATCTTGCATTGTAACAGGAGGTGGTCAAGATCCTCTTCAGCTTCCCCACACATAAAGCACTTGGTCAGTCCTGCTAAGCCAAGCCTTTTCCTCCTCTCACCAGTTAGAATTCTCCCTTTCAGGACCAGCTATGCAAACGCCCCGGCTTTGGGTAGACAATGCTTATGCCAAATTAAATGATTAGCTGTCTTGCAGTCCCCTACCATGCCTTCCAAAAGCCTATAGCCTAATTTAATCGAGTAGTTCCCATCTTTAGAACCACACCAAATTACTCTGTCCTGATCTTTTGTGAGGTAAATCTTTCTCTGATCCAAAACTTGTTTTAACAACATTTGTTGTTGATCCGATAGCCCTATGTCTGAGAGGTCTTTCCAGCACCAAACTTCTCCCGGGTGACTTTGTTTGCTCATCAAATAGTCACTGACCTTGTCACCCCAGATCCTACATAGAAGAGATTTTGCTTCGGAAAAATCGGCCATGTGTTTTATAACTGGGTACGCCGCCCACAAATCATCCCAAAATTTAGCTGACTTTCCGTTACCAATATGCCATGAAAGATGTTTTGTGAGTACTTTCCTGCTGCTCACTATGAAGTTCCAAATTGCAGATCCCGTGGGTGGGTTTTTGATTGTGAatattctgtgattctccattgtGTCTAGGTATTTGGCCCTCATAATCTTTACCCATAATTGATTTGGGTTAGTATAAATGCTCCAAGAGAGTTTAGCTCCCAGAGCCTCATTCATAATTTGCCAATTCCTAAGCCCAGCACCACCCTTCACTTTTGAACTGCAAACTCTTTCCCAAACCAACAGAGGGATCTTATCTTGTTCATTAGCTCCATTCCAGAAGAATTTTCTCATTTTCTGTTTGATCACATTGATGATTTTGCTggggatttttagacatgtcattGAGAAAATGGGGATGGCTGAGACAACTGTTTTTAACATCAAAATTCTGCCTACCAAAGTCAGCCATTTACTTTTCCATCCCTCCAATCTGTTGAAGCAACTTTCTACCAAATTTTTCCAAATTGTTGACTTATTAGCGCCTCCGAATAAGGGAACACCTAAAAACTTACTTGGTAAAGTTCCCAGCTTCATGCCAAGAATGCTGCTAATTTCCCTCTGTTTAAGAGGTGGAGTATTGAAGAAAAAAATCTCAGATTTGAGCCAGTTCACTTTTTGACCTGACACTTGTTCATATTTATCTATCACTTGTTTTGCAACCTGAGCTTCCCTTGCCGAGGCCTCTCCAGCCAGGAAAGTGTCATCAACGAATTGTAGATGAGTCAAAGGATCCACCCTTGCAGCAATCCTTATCCATTGGCCAGCATTACAATCTTTCGAAATCAAACGCCCCAGcacttctgccataataatgaaaagaaaaGGGGACAATGGGTCCCCCTGTCTTAAACCCTTGTTGGAAGAGAAGTAACCCCGAGGGCTCCCATTGATAAGGATTGAGAACCGAGGGGATTTAATACAACTTTCTATCTAGGCTATCCAAACCGGGTCAAAGCCAATTTTTGCAAGAACTTTTAAGAGGAAATCATTATTAACCTCATCATAGGCTTTCCTGATATCCACTTTTATCATCATATTCTCCTTTTTAGATAGACAGATGGAATGTATTGCCTCATGTGCCAAAATAATACCTTCATAAATCGATCTAACGGGGATAAAACCACTCTGCTCCGGGGAGATAACCTCTTCCATAATACATTTTAGCCTGTTAGCTATCACTTTAGAGATCACTTTATAGATCGTGTTGCACAAAGAGATGGGCCTGTAGTCATGGAAAGTagatattttttccttttttgggatCAGTGCTATGAAGGTATTGTTAAAGTCCTCAAGGATGAAACCACCTGTTCTAGACGACTCCACTACTTTTCATAAATCGTTTGCCAAAATGTCCcagaaatgttgaaagaaaagagctGGGAACCCATCTGGTCATGGAGCTTTGTCTACCCCCATGTCAAAAACTGCAGCCTTTACTTCCTCCATTAACACAACCCTGAGTAACATTTTGTTATGCTGCTCCTTCACACGGGAGGGTAAGATATCCATAGTAGAATGCAACTCTTTGTCTGCCCTTGCCTCTCCATTGAAAGTACTCGAGAAGAAGTTCACCGCCTCACTGTTAATGGAATCCTGGTCGGTTAACAGCTCCCCCGCCATATTGTGTATTGagaaaattttgttaaaattcCTCCTAACTTTTGTAGAGGTGTGCAAAAATTTGTTATTCCTGTCACCTTCTTTCAACCATGTCTCACGGGATTTCtgtctccaaaaggtttcttcTCTTGCTAAGACTTCAGAGTACACCTTATTAAGCTGTTTCTCTCTCAGGAAGGCCGATTCATCCATGCCTTGTAAAATAATTTGTTTGTGTAGAGTTTTTAAATCTTCCTCTAgactcaatttctcattgaaaatgTTTTTGAAAGACTCTCTGTTCCActttttgagttgttcttttaCAAATTGGAGTTTTTTGAAGAACATAAAAGCCTTATTACCTGGATTTTTCGGGGGGCAGGTCCCACCATGTCTCCACCAAAGATCTTAAGTTGTTATCCCTTAGCCACAtagcttcaaatttgaaagggcatgTATCAGGGGCTCTTTCATCCTGAATTCGGATGCCAATGGGGTAATGGTCTGATCCCGTGAATGGCAGAACATCAGCACTACACGTCCACAGATGAGAGGACTAGTCACCAGCTACGAAGAATCTGTCCAGTCTTTCTGCTATGTTTAAGAAACCACTTCTtctgtttgtccaagtgaattcCCCAGTTTTGAAGGGGATTTCTATTAATCCCGATTTGGTGATGAAAGAGCCAAAATCTAAGTTACTCTGCCTcatccatgaaaaataaattgaatgaatgattcaataatcggatgattacattgaatgatatacacacgtatatatagaggttacaagacgatgttctataattagaacataacgttaaagtaaaatattaaagagctaaaagctaaattaagcttaaaagctaattaacaaaaaagaaaaagctaaatgctaaataaagcttaaaagctaattaactaaaaagctaaatgaccattaaacaaggaactaaatataggtgactaaaatataattaaatattctaataatccAACCATTGCCACCCAATTTGTCTGATGGTCGAATCAAGGCATTGAAGTCTCCACCTATAAGGAAAGGTGTTACAATGTCCTGTTTAAGGCACCCTAAGATATCATTCCACAATTGTTTTTTTAAGGAGGGGCTATTTGGGCCATAGACATTGATTAAAAACAATTGCAGCTGAAGTTGCTTCGAGAAAATTTGCACCCACTGCCACCAGTGTCCCTTGTTAATGCCGCTGACATCCACTAGGGACTCATTCCACAAAATGGCTAAACCACCCGAGGCTCCTTGAGCCTCAACTAAGACACATTTCCATTTTTTGAATCTACTATAAAAGGTTTCAAAATCTTCAGACTTAATTTTGGTTTCTTGAAGGCAAATGAGATCCGGGCGAAACTGATCAAGGCATCTCTTAATCAGTCTAaccttgtcaggggcattgcagcccGTGACATTCCACGAAAGGAACCTCATTGCTTCCGGGAAGAGACCACGTCCCTTCTTGATCTAAGTCTGAGTTTTCTTTGGCCAGCAACATTACCTGCAATCTCCAATCTAACTCTGTTGGATTTAGGTCCTCTTTTCTTACTCTCGCCTATCTTTACCTTAGCATTTTGAGCCAAAGTCATTTCCAGAGTTCTCCTATCCGAAACCCCAACTATAGCAAGAAGTCCCATGTCATCCTCTCCCTccggattatcagatagatctccCTTGGATTCTGATGAAATCAGGTCACCTCCACTATCTTTCACCCCTTCAAAGGATGTGTCTAGGTTTCGGATGGGAGAGATTTGGATATCCTTAAAGACCGTTTCCTCCACAGTCTGATCAATTGTTAGAGGTGTAGAGGAGAGCTTGTCATCTTGTAAGTGTGTCCTTTCTTG
This window harbors:
- the LOC131061089 gene encoding uncharacterized protein LOC131061089 isoform X1; the protein is MEEEEKITISIKKIGSCPPRQLQVSPKIRVSELRRLVGAEVNLPIERLKLFLHGAVLDDTKGGREMHVNLNESADTLLAFVAPKPPAKHVQVTEEDDEDDLRFNIPESAAQWKKNLLFVLRDKLRVPDILLVTILSISLKTWGMVFLWFIMAPIAYRWDLGPLYILTTAFSMMFFNLGQRQQGDASAYSIFNDDFRELPGTLNAERLDRDIRAGQFAAGL
- the LOC131061089 gene encoding uncharacterized protein LOC131061089 isoform X2; translation: MEEEEKITISIKKIGSCPPRQLQVSPKIRVSELRRLVGAEVNLPIERLKLFLHGAVLDDTKGGREMHVNLNESDTLLAFVAPKPPAKHVQVTEEDDEDDLRFNIPESAAQWKKNLLFVLRDKLRVPDILLVTILSISLKTWGMVFLWFIMAPIAYRWDLGPLYILTTAFSMMFFNLGQRQQGDASAYSIFNDDFRELPGTLNAERLDRDIRAGQFAAGL